Proteins encoded within one genomic window of Ovis aries strain OAR_USU_Benz2616 breed Rambouillet chromosome 1, ARS-UI_Ramb_v3.0, whole genome shotgun sequence:
- the EIF4G1 gene encoding eukaryotic translation initiation factor 4 gamma 1 isoform X4, translated as MNKAPQPTGPPPAPSPGLPQHFYPSRAQPPSSAASRVQSAAPARPGPAAHVYPAGSQVMMIPSQISYPASQGAYYIPGQGRSTYVVPTQQYPVQPGAPSFYPGASPTEFGTYAGAYYPAQGVQQFPTGVAPPPVLMNQPPQIAPKRERKTIRIRDPNQGGKDITEEIMSGARTASTPTPPQTGGGLEPQANGETPQVAVVVRPDDRSQGAVSGERPGLPGPEHSPSESQPSSPSPTPSPPPVLEPGSEHNLAVLSVPGDTMTTGMIQTSVEESTPTPPESGEPCCLSPEPTPLAEPILEVEVTLSKPVPESEFSSSPLQVPSPLASHKVEILPEPNGTVPSENLEPEVESSPELAPLPPPARPSESPMPIAPTAQPEELLNGAPSPPPVDLSPVSEPEEQAKEATVSVTPPTVLSATPAVPPPVASPAQEEDVEEEEEEEEEGEAEGEKGGEEPLPPESTPVPAQLSQNLEVAVATQVAVSVPKRRRKIKELNKKEAVGDLLDAFKEANPGAPEVENQPPVGSNPSPEPEGSSVALRSEEGEETWESKEDKIQNAENIQPGEQKYEYKSDQWKPLNLEEKKRYDREFLLGFQFIFASMQKPEGLPHISDVVLDKANKTPLRPLDPSRLQGINCGPDFTPSFANLGRPALSNRGPPRGGPGGELPRGPAGLGPRRSQQGPRKEPRKIIATVSMTEDIKLNKAEKAWKPSSKRTAADKDRGEEDADGSKTQDLFRRVRSILNKLTPQMFQQLMKQVTQLAIDTEERLKGVIDLIFEKAISEPNFSVAYANMCRCLMALKVPTTEKPTVTVNFRKLLLNRCQKEFEKDKDDDEVFEKKQKEMDEAATAEERGRLKEELEEARDIARRRSLGNIKFIGELFKLKMLTEAIMHDCVVKLLKNHDEESLECLCRLLTTIGKDLDFEKAKPRMDQYFNQMEKIIKEKKTSSRIRFMLQDVLDLRKSNWVPRRGDQGPKTIDQIHKEAEMEEHREHIKVQQLMAKGSDKRRGGPPGPPISRGLPLVDDGGWNTVPISKGSRPIDTSRLTKITKPGSIDSNNQLFAPGGRLSWGKGSSGGSGAKPSDAASEAARPATSTLNRFSALQQAVPTESTDSRRVVQRSSLSRERGEKAGDRGDRLERSERGGDRGDRLDRARTPATKRSFSKEVEERSRERPSQPDGLRKAASLTEDRDRGREAVKREAALPPVSPPKAALSEEELEKKSRAIIEEYLHLNDMKEAVQCVQELASPSLLFIFVRHGIESTLERSAIAREHMGRLLHQLLCAGHLSTAQYYQGLYEILELAEDMEIDIPHVWLYLAELITPILQEGGVPMGELFREITKPLRPLGKAASLLLEILGLLCKSMGPKRVGTLWREAGLSWKEFLPEGQDVSAFVTAQKVEYTLGEESEAPGQRLLSFEELRRQLEKLLQEGSSNQRVFDWIEANLNEQQVTSNTLVRALMTTVCYSAIIFESSLRVDVAVLKARAKLLQKYLCDEQKELQALYALQALVVTLDQPPNLLGMFFDALYDEDVVKEDAFYSWESSKDPAEQQGKGVALKSVTTFFKWLREAEEEESDHN; from the exons CACTTCTACCCTAGCCGGGCCCAGCCCCCGAGCAGTGCAGCCTCCCGAGTGCAGAGTGCAGCCCCTGCCCGCCCTGGCCCAGCTGCCCATGTCTACCCTGCTGGATCCCAAGTAATGATGATCCCTTCCCAGATCTCCTACCCAGCCTCCCAGGGGGCCTACTACATCCCTGGACAG GGCCGTTCCACATATGTTGTCCCGACACAGCAGTATCCTGTGCAGCCGGGAGCCCCAAGCTTCTACCCAGGTGCAAGCCCTACAGAGTTTGGGACCTACG ctGGCGCTTACTACCCAGCGCAGGGTGTGCAGCAGTTTCCCACTGGTGTGGCTCCCCCACCTGTTCTGATGAACCAGCCACCCCAGATTGCTCCCAAGAGGGAGCGGAAGACG atcCGAATTCGAGACCCAAACCAAGGAGGGAAGGATATCACGGAGGAGATCATGTCTGGGGCCCGCACTGCCTccacacccacccctccccag ACGGGAGGTGGTCTGGAGCCTCAGGCTAATGGGGAGACACCCCAGGTTGCTGTCGTCGTCCGGCCAG ATGACCGGTCGCAGGGAGCAGTCAGTGGGGAGCGGCCAGGGCTGCCTGGCCCGGAGCACAGCCCTTCAGAATCCCAGCCTTCGTCACCTTCTCCGACCCCGTCACCACCCCCAGTCTTGGAACCGGGGTCTGAGCATAATCTCGCAGTCCTCTCTGTTCCTGGGGACACAATGACAACAGGGATGATACAGACCTCTGTAGAAGAATCAACCCCCACGCCCCCTGAAAGTGGGGAGCCATGTTGCCTCTCTCCAGAACCCACTCCCCTCGCTGAACCGATATTGGAAGTAGAAGTGACGCTGAGCAAACCAGTTCCAGAATCTGAGTTCTCTTCCAGTCCTCTCCAGGTTCCCAGCCCCCTGGCATCTCACAAGGTGGAAATTCTTCCTGAGCCTAATGGCACAGTGCCATCTGAGAATTTGGAACCAGAGGTGGAGTCAAGCCCAGAGCttgcccctctccctcctccagctcgTCCCTCCGAATCCCCCATGCCTATTGCTCCAACTGCCCAACCTGAGGAGCTACTCAACGGAGCCCCTTCACCACCACCTGTGGACTTAAGCCCAGTCAGTGAACCAGAGGAACAGGCCAAGGAGGCTACAGTGTCAGTGACTCCCCCGACTGTCCTTTCTGCTACCCCAGCTGTGCCTCCTCCAGTGGCTTCCCCTGCTCAGGAGGAGGAcgtggaagaggaggaagaagaggaagaggaaggagaagctgagggtgagaagggaggagaggaaccTCTCCCCCCTGAGAGCACCCCTGTCCCAGCCCAGCTATCCCAGAATTTGGAGGTGGCAGTAGCCACCCAAG TGGCAGTGTCTGTGCCAAAGAGGAGACGGAAAATTAAGGAGCTCAATAAGAAGGAGGCTGTAGGAGACCTTCTAGATGCCTTCAAGGAG GCGAACCCAGGGGCACCAGAGGTGGAAAACCAGCCTCCTGTAGGCAGCAATCCCAGCCCAGAGCCTGAGGGCAGCAGTGTGGCCCTGCGgtctgaggaaggagaggagacctGGGAGTCAAAGGAGGACAAGATTCAAAATGCAGAGAACATCCAGCCGGGGGAACAGAAATATGAATATAAGTCAG ATCAGTGGAAGCCTCTAAACCTTGAGGAGAAAAAGCGTTATGACCGAGAGTTCCTGCTTGGCTTTCAGTTCATCTTTGCCAGTATGCAGAAGCCTGAGGGATTGCCCCACATCAGTGATGTGGTGTTGGATAAG GCCAATAAAACACCATTGCGACCGCTGGACCCCTCTAGACTTCAGGGCATAAATTGTGGCCCAGACTTCACTCCATCCTTTGCCAACCTTGGCCGACCAGCCCTTAGCAACCGTGGGCCCCCGAGGGGTGGGCCAGGTGGGGAGCTGCCCCGAGGGCCG GCTGGCCTGGGACCCCGGCGATCTCAGCAGGGCCCCCGAAAGGAGCCACGCAAGATCATTGCCACAGTGTCAATGACCGAAGATATAAAGctaaacaaagcagaaaaggCCTGGAAACCCAGTAGCAAGCGGACAGCAGCTGATAAGGACCGAGGAGAAGAGGATGCTGATGGCAGCAAAACCCAG GACCTGTTCCGCAGGGTGCGCTCCATCTTGAATAAGCTGACACCCCAGATGTTCCAGCAGCTGATGAAGCAAGTGACGCAGCTAGCCATTGATACCGAGGAACGTCTCAAAGGGGTCATTGACCTCATCTTCGAGAAGGCCATTTCAGAACCCAACTTCTCTGTGGCCTATGCCAACATGTGCCGCTGCCTCATGGCG CTGAAAGTGCCCACTACAGAAAAGCCAACAGTGACTGTGAACTTCCGAAAACTGTTGTTAAATCGATGTCAGAAGGAGtttgaaaaagacaaagatgatGATGAGGTTTTTgagaagaagcaaaaagagaTGGATGAAGCTGCTACG GCAGAGGAACGGGGGCGCCTGAAAGAGGAGCTGGAAGAGGCTCGAGACATAGCCCGGCGGCGCTCGTTAGGCAATATCAAGTTTATCGGGGAGTTGTTCAAACTGAAGATGTTAACAGAGGCAATCATGCATGACTGTGTGGTTAAACTACTAAAGAACCATGATGAAGAGTCCCTTGAATGCCTTTGTCGTCTGCTCACCACCATTGGCAAAGACCTGGACTTTGAGAAGGCCAAG CCCCGGATGGATCAGTATTTCAACCAGATGGAAAAAatcattaaggaaaagaagacttCATCCCGGATCCGCTTTATGCTGCAGGACGTGCTGGATCTGCGAAAG AGCAACTGGGTGCCACGCCGAGGGGACCAGGGTCCCAAGACAATTGACCAAATCCACAAGGAAGCTGAGATGGAGGAGCATCGGGAGCACATAAAAGTGCAGCAGCTAATGGCCAAGGGCAGCGACAAGCGTCGAGGTGGCCCTCCAGGCCCACCCATCA GCCGTGGCCTTCCACTTGTGGATGATGGTGGCTGGAACACAGTACCCATTAGCAAGGGCAGCCGCCCTATTGACACTTCTCGACTCACCAAGATCACGAAG CCTGGCTCCATTGATTCTAATAACCAGCTCTTTGCACCTGGAGGCCGATTGAGCTGGGGCAAGGGTAGCAGTGGAGGCTCAGGAGCCAAGCCCTCCGATGCAG CATCAGAAGCTGCTCGTCCAGCTACTAGTACCTTGAATCGCTTCTCAGCCCTTCAGCAAGCAGTGCCAACAGAAAGCACAGATAGCAGACGAGTGGTGCAGAG GAGTAGCTTGAGCCGGGAACGAGGTGAGAAAGCTGGGGACCGGGGAGACCGCCTAGAGCGGAGTGAACGGGGAGGTGACCGTGGTGACCGACTTGATCGCGCCCGGACACCCGCCACCAAGCGGAGCTTCAGCAAGGAAGTGGAGGAACGGAGTAGAGAGCGGCCCTCTCAGCCTGATGGACTGCGCAAGGCAGCTAGCCTCACGGAGGATCGGGACCGCGGGCGGGAAGCTG TGAAGCGAGAAGCTGCCCTCCCCCCGGTGAGTCCCCCGAAGGCTGCGCTCTCTGAAGAGGAGCTGGAGAAGAAGTCCAGGGCCATCATTGAGGAGTACCTCCATCTCAATGACATGAAG GAGGCAGTGCAGTGCGTGCAGGAGCTGGCCTCGCCCTCCCTGCTGTTTATCTTTGTACGGCATGGCATCGAGTCCACGCTGGAGCGCAGCGCCATCGCGCGGGAGCACATGGGCCGGCTGCTGCACCAGCTGCTCTGTGCCGGGCACCTCTCCACTGCTCAGTACTACCAAGG GCTATATGAAATTCTAGAGTTGGCTGAAGACATGGAAATTGACATCCCTCATGTGTGGCTCTACCTAGCAGAATTGATAACGCCCATTCTGCAGGAAGGTGGGGTGCCAATGGGGGAGCTGTTCAG GGAAATAACAAAACCTCTGAGACCCCTGGGCAAGGCTGCTTCCCTGTTGCTGGAGATCCTGGGGCTCCTGTGCAAAAGCATG GGTCCTAAAAGGGTGGGGACGCTGTGGCGAGAGGCTGGACTCAGCTGGAAGGAATTTCTGCCTGAAGGCCAGGATGTCAGTGCCTTTGTCACTGCGCAG AAGGTGGAGTATACCCTGGGAGAGGAGTCAGAAGCCCCAGGCCAGAGGTTGCTCTCCTTCGAGGAGCTGCGCAGGCAGCTGGAGAAGCTGCTGCAGGAGGGCAGCAGTAACCAGCGGGTGTTTGACTGGATAGAG GCCAACCTGAACGAGCAGCAGGTGACATCCAACACATTAGTTCGAGCCCTCATGACAACTGTCTGCTATTCTGCAATTATCT TTGAGTCTTCTCTCCGAGTGGATGTTGCAGTGCTGAAAGCACGAGCGAAACTGCTACAGAAATACCTATGTGACGAACAGAAGGAGCTGCAGGCGCTCTATGCCCTCCAGGCCCTTGTAGTGACCTTAGACCAGCCCCCTA ACCTGCTTGGGATGTTCTTTGACGCGCTGTATGACGAGGACGTGGTGAAGGAGGACGCCTTCTACAGCTGGGAGAGTAGCAAGGACCCTGCTGAGCAGCAGGGCAAGGGCGTGGCCCTAAAATCTGTCACGACTTTTTTCAAGTGGCTTCGTGAGGCGGAGGAGGAGGAGTCTGACCACAACTGA
- the EIF4G1 gene encoding eukaryotic translation initiation factor 4 gamma 1 isoform X3 has protein sequence MNKAPQPTGPPPAPSPGLPQHFYPSRAQPPSSAASRVQSAAPARPGPAAHVYPAGSQVMMIPSQISYPASQGAYYIPGQGRSTYVVPTQQYPVQPGAPSFYPGASPTEFGTYAGAYYPAQGVQQFPTGVAPPPVLMNQPPQIAPKRERKTIRIRDPNQGGKDITEEIMSGARTASTPTPPQTGGGLEPQANGETPQVAVVVRPDDRSQGAVSGERPGLPGPEHSPSESQPSSPSPTPSPPPVLEPGSEHNLAVLSVPGDTMTTGMIQTSVEESTPTPPESGEPCCLSPEPTPLAEPILEVEVTLSKPVPESEFSSSPLQVPSPLASHKVEILPEPNGTVPSENLEPEVESSPELAPLPPPARPSESPMPIAPTAQPEELLNGAPSPPPVDLSPVSEPEEQAKEATVSVTPPTVLSATPAVPPPVASPAQEEDVEEEEEEEEEGEAEGEKGGEEPLPPESTPVPAQLSQNLEVAVATQVAVSVPKRRRKIKELNKKEAVGDLLDAFKEANPGAPEVENQPPVGSNPSPEPEGSSVALRSEEGEETWESKEDKIQNAENIQPGEQKYEYKSDQWKPLNLEEKKRYDREFLLGFQFIFASMQKPEGLPHISDVVLDKANKTPLRPLDPSRLQGINCGPDFTPSFANLGRPALSNRGPPRGGPGGELPRGPQAGLGPRRSQQGPRKEPRKIIATVSMTEDIKLNKAEKAWKPSSKRTAADKDRGEEDADGSKTQDLFRRVRSILNKLTPQMFQQLMKQVTQLAIDTEERLKGVIDLIFEKAISEPNFSVAYANMCRCLMALKVPTTEKPTVTVNFRKLLLNRCQKEFEKDKDDDEVFEKKQKEMDEAATAEERGRLKEELEEARDIARRRSLGNIKFIGELFKLKMLTEAIMHDCVVKLLKNHDEESLECLCRLLTTIGKDLDFEKAKPRMDQYFNQMEKIIKEKKTSSRIRFMLQDVLDLRKSNWVPRRGDQGPKTIDQIHKEAEMEEHREHIKVQQLMAKGSDKRRGGPPGPPISRGLPLVDDGGWNTVPISKGSRPIDTSRLTKITKPGSIDSNNQLFAPGGRLSWGKGSSGGSGAKPSDAASEAARPATSTLNRFSALQQAVPTESTDSRRVVQRSSLSRERGEKAGDRGDRLERSERGGDRGDRLDRARTPATKRSFSKEVEERSRERPSQPDGLRKAASLTEDRDRGREAVKREAALPPVSPPKAALSEEELEKKSRAIIEEYLHLNDMKEAVQCVQELASPSLLFIFVRHGIESTLERSAIAREHMGRLLHQLLCAGHLSTAQYYQGLYEILELAEDMEIDIPHVWLYLAELITPILQEGGVPMGELFREITKPLRPLGKAASLLLEILGLLCKSMGPKRVGTLWREAGLSWKEFLPEGQDVSAFVTAQKVEYTLGEESEAPGQRLLSFEELRRQLEKLLQEGSSNQRVFDWIEANLNEQQVTSNTLVRALMTTVCYSAIIFESSLRVDVAVLKARAKLLQKYLCDEQKELQALYALQALVVTLDQPPNLLGMFFDALYDEDVVKEDAFYSWESSKDPAEQQGKGVALKSVTTFFKWLREAEEEESDHN, from the exons CACTTCTACCCTAGCCGGGCCCAGCCCCCGAGCAGTGCAGCCTCCCGAGTGCAGAGTGCAGCCCCTGCCCGCCCTGGCCCAGCTGCCCATGTCTACCCTGCTGGATCCCAAGTAATGATGATCCCTTCCCAGATCTCCTACCCAGCCTCCCAGGGGGCCTACTACATCCCTGGACAG GGCCGTTCCACATATGTTGTCCCGACACAGCAGTATCCTGTGCAGCCGGGAGCCCCAAGCTTCTACCCAGGTGCAAGCCCTACAGAGTTTGGGACCTACG ctGGCGCTTACTACCCAGCGCAGGGTGTGCAGCAGTTTCCCACTGGTGTGGCTCCCCCACCTGTTCTGATGAACCAGCCACCCCAGATTGCTCCCAAGAGGGAGCGGAAGACG atcCGAATTCGAGACCCAAACCAAGGAGGGAAGGATATCACGGAGGAGATCATGTCTGGGGCCCGCACTGCCTccacacccacccctccccag ACGGGAGGTGGTCTGGAGCCTCAGGCTAATGGGGAGACACCCCAGGTTGCTGTCGTCGTCCGGCCAG ATGACCGGTCGCAGGGAGCAGTCAGTGGGGAGCGGCCAGGGCTGCCTGGCCCGGAGCACAGCCCTTCAGAATCCCAGCCTTCGTCACCTTCTCCGACCCCGTCACCACCCCCAGTCTTGGAACCGGGGTCTGAGCATAATCTCGCAGTCCTCTCTGTTCCTGGGGACACAATGACAACAGGGATGATACAGACCTCTGTAGAAGAATCAACCCCCACGCCCCCTGAAAGTGGGGAGCCATGTTGCCTCTCTCCAGAACCCACTCCCCTCGCTGAACCGATATTGGAAGTAGAAGTGACGCTGAGCAAACCAGTTCCAGAATCTGAGTTCTCTTCCAGTCCTCTCCAGGTTCCCAGCCCCCTGGCATCTCACAAGGTGGAAATTCTTCCTGAGCCTAATGGCACAGTGCCATCTGAGAATTTGGAACCAGAGGTGGAGTCAAGCCCAGAGCttgcccctctccctcctccagctcgTCCCTCCGAATCCCCCATGCCTATTGCTCCAACTGCCCAACCTGAGGAGCTACTCAACGGAGCCCCTTCACCACCACCTGTGGACTTAAGCCCAGTCAGTGAACCAGAGGAACAGGCCAAGGAGGCTACAGTGTCAGTGACTCCCCCGACTGTCCTTTCTGCTACCCCAGCTGTGCCTCCTCCAGTGGCTTCCCCTGCTCAGGAGGAGGAcgtggaagaggaggaagaagaggaagaggaaggagaagctgagggtgagaagggaggagaggaaccTCTCCCCCCTGAGAGCACCCCTGTCCCAGCCCAGCTATCCCAGAATTTGGAGGTGGCAGTAGCCACCCAAG TGGCAGTGTCTGTGCCAAAGAGGAGACGGAAAATTAAGGAGCTCAATAAGAAGGAGGCTGTAGGAGACCTTCTAGATGCCTTCAAGGAG GCGAACCCAGGGGCACCAGAGGTGGAAAACCAGCCTCCTGTAGGCAGCAATCCCAGCCCAGAGCCTGAGGGCAGCAGTGTGGCCCTGCGgtctgaggaaggagaggagacctGGGAGTCAAAGGAGGACAAGATTCAAAATGCAGAGAACATCCAGCCGGGGGAACAGAAATATGAATATAAGTCAG ATCAGTGGAAGCCTCTAAACCTTGAGGAGAAAAAGCGTTATGACCGAGAGTTCCTGCTTGGCTTTCAGTTCATCTTTGCCAGTATGCAGAAGCCTGAGGGATTGCCCCACATCAGTGATGTGGTGTTGGATAAG GCCAATAAAACACCATTGCGACCGCTGGACCCCTCTAGACTTCAGGGCATAAATTGTGGCCCAGACTTCACTCCATCCTTTGCCAACCTTGGCCGACCAGCCCTTAGCAACCGTGGGCCCCCGAGGGGTGGGCCAGGTGGGGAGCTGCCCCGAGGGCCG CAGGCTGGCCTGGGACCCCGGCGATCTCAGCAGGGCCCCCGAAAGGAGCCACGCAAGATCATTGCCACAGTGTCAATGACCGAAGATATAAAGctaaacaaagcagaaaaggCCTGGAAACCCAGTAGCAAGCGGACAGCAGCTGATAAGGACCGAGGAGAAGAGGATGCTGATGGCAGCAAAACCCAG GACCTGTTCCGCAGGGTGCGCTCCATCTTGAATAAGCTGACACCCCAGATGTTCCAGCAGCTGATGAAGCAAGTGACGCAGCTAGCCATTGATACCGAGGAACGTCTCAAAGGGGTCATTGACCTCATCTTCGAGAAGGCCATTTCAGAACCCAACTTCTCTGTGGCCTATGCCAACATGTGCCGCTGCCTCATGGCG CTGAAAGTGCCCACTACAGAAAAGCCAACAGTGACTGTGAACTTCCGAAAACTGTTGTTAAATCGATGTCAGAAGGAGtttgaaaaagacaaagatgatGATGAGGTTTTTgagaagaagcaaaaagagaTGGATGAAGCTGCTACG GCAGAGGAACGGGGGCGCCTGAAAGAGGAGCTGGAAGAGGCTCGAGACATAGCCCGGCGGCGCTCGTTAGGCAATATCAAGTTTATCGGGGAGTTGTTCAAACTGAAGATGTTAACAGAGGCAATCATGCATGACTGTGTGGTTAAACTACTAAAGAACCATGATGAAGAGTCCCTTGAATGCCTTTGTCGTCTGCTCACCACCATTGGCAAAGACCTGGACTTTGAGAAGGCCAAG CCCCGGATGGATCAGTATTTCAACCAGATGGAAAAAatcattaaggaaaagaagacttCATCCCGGATCCGCTTTATGCTGCAGGACGTGCTGGATCTGCGAAAG AGCAACTGGGTGCCACGCCGAGGGGACCAGGGTCCCAAGACAATTGACCAAATCCACAAGGAAGCTGAGATGGAGGAGCATCGGGAGCACATAAAAGTGCAGCAGCTAATGGCCAAGGGCAGCGACAAGCGTCGAGGTGGCCCTCCAGGCCCACCCATCA GCCGTGGCCTTCCACTTGTGGATGATGGTGGCTGGAACACAGTACCCATTAGCAAGGGCAGCCGCCCTATTGACACTTCTCGACTCACCAAGATCACGAAG CCTGGCTCCATTGATTCTAATAACCAGCTCTTTGCACCTGGAGGCCGATTGAGCTGGGGCAAGGGTAGCAGTGGAGGCTCAGGAGCCAAGCCCTCCGATGCAG CATCAGAAGCTGCTCGTCCAGCTACTAGTACCTTGAATCGCTTCTCAGCCCTTCAGCAAGCAGTGCCAACAGAAAGCACAGATAGCAGACGAGTGGTGCAGAG GAGTAGCTTGAGCCGGGAACGAGGTGAGAAAGCTGGGGACCGGGGAGACCGCCTAGAGCGGAGTGAACGGGGAGGTGACCGTGGTGACCGACTTGATCGCGCCCGGACACCCGCCACCAAGCGGAGCTTCAGCAAGGAAGTGGAGGAACGGAGTAGAGAGCGGCCCTCTCAGCCTGATGGACTGCGCAAGGCAGCTAGCCTCACGGAGGATCGGGACCGCGGGCGGGAAGCTG TGAAGCGAGAAGCTGCCCTCCCCCCGGTGAGTCCCCCGAAGGCTGCGCTCTCTGAAGAGGAGCTGGAGAAGAAGTCCAGGGCCATCATTGAGGAGTACCTCCATCTCAATGACATGAAG GAGGCAGTGCAGTGCGTGCAGGAGCTGGCCTCGCCCTCCCTGCTGTTTATCTTTGTACGGCATGGCATCGAGTCCACGCTGGAGCGCAGCGCCATCGCGCGGGAGCACATGGGCCGGCTGCTGCACCAGCTGCTCTGTGCCGGGCACCTCTCCACTGCTCAGTACTACCAAGG GCTATATGAAATTCTAGAGTTGGCTGAAGACATGGAAATTGACATCCCTCATGTGTGGCTCTACCTAGCAGAATTGATAACGCCCATTCTGCAGGAAGGTGGGGTGCCAATGGGGGAGCTGTTCAG GGAAATAACAAAACCTCTGAGACCCCTGGGCAAGGCTGCTTCCCTGTTGCTGGAGATCCTGGGGCTCCTGTGCAAAAGCATG GGTCCTAAAAGGGTGGGGACGCTGTGGCGAGAGGCTGGACTCAGCTGGAAGGAATTTCTGCCTGAAGGCCAGGATGTCAGTGCCTTTGTCACTGCGCAG AAGGTGGAGTATACCCTGGGAGAGGAGTCAGAAGCCCCAGGCCAGAGGTTGCTCTCCTTCGAGGAGCTGCGCAGGCAGCTGGAGAAGCTGCTGCAGGAGGGCAGCAGTAACCAGCGGGTGTTTGACTGGATAGAG GCCAACCTGAACGAGCAGCAGGTGACATCCAACACATTAGTTCGAGCCCTCATGACAACTGTCTGCTATTCTGCAATTATCT TTGAGTCTTCTCTCCGAGTGGATGTTGCAGTGCTGAAAGCACGAGCGAAACTGCTACAGAAATACCTATGTGACGAACAGAAGGAGCTGCAGGCGCTCTATGCCCTCCAGGCCCTTGTAGTGACCTTAGACCAGCCCCCTA ACCTGCTTGGGATGTTCTTTGACGCGCTGTATGACGAGGACGTGGTGAAGGAGGACGCCTTCTACAGCTGGGAGAGTAGCAAGGACCCTGCTGAGCAGCAGGGCAAGGGCGTGGCCCTAAAATCTGTCACGACTTTTTTCAAGTGGCTTCGTGAGGCGGAGGAGGAGGAGTCTGACCACAACTGA